A single region of the Actinoplanes sp. SE50/110 genome encodes:
- a CDS encoding branched-chain amino acid ABC transporter substrate-binding protein, whose translation MGIRPRFGTLLTVLVLAGAAALEGCGGDHAATSGASAPAAIRLGALVPLSGTNAQSGREMRDAAQMAVDEVNAAGGVLGRKVELLVSDDACDPGTAVVKANDLVAQDITVSVGGYCSSATVPTLKVFRDAGVPMVIALATSTDLLVPKYDSVFLISGTVTAEGVFAVAAMRRMGSKRLIIVNDGTSFPVTLGRTTADAAAKPGTGIETVATHELSQGAPSYARLARQIVGEKVDTVYFTGYYGEANQLIRDLRTAGFDGRIFVGDGATDGPLLTNLTAAQTRNVFGTALMVPTLMPSLAEWSKRFEKVTGRQPGAGGPESYDAVTVAVDAIKRAGSVDHAAVRAAIAATPDLPLLSGKVKFNADGTRENPVFLLLQVRDGKLVEIPAG comes from the coding sequence ATGGGCATTCGCCCACGGTTCGGCACTCTGCTCACTGTCCTGGTGCTGGCCGGGGCGGCCGCACTCGAGGGTTGTGGCGGCGACCATGCGGCCACCTCCGGCGCTTCGGCGCCGGCCGCCATCCGCCTGGGCGCCCTGGTGCCGTTGTCCGGTACCAACGCGCAGTCGGGCCGGGAGATGCGCGATGCGGCGCAGATGGCGGTCGACGAGGTCAACGCGGCCGGGGGAGTGCTCGGCCGGAAGGTGGAGTTGCTGGTCTCGGACGACGCCTGCGACCCGGGCACCGCCGTGGTGAAGGCCAACGATCTGGTGGCGCAGGACATCACCGTCTCGGTCGGCGGCTATTGCAGCAGCGCCACCGTGCCCACCCTGAAGGTCTTCCGGGACGCCGGTGTGCCGATGGTGATCGCCCTGGCCACCTCGACCGACCTGTTGGTGCCGAAGTACGACAGCGTCTTCCTGATCAGCGGCACGGTCACCGCCGAGGGCGTCTTCGCGGTCGCCGCCATGCGCCGGATGGGCAGCAAGCGGCTGATCATCGTCAACGACGGCACCAGCTTTCCGGTCACCCTCGGCCGGACGACCGCCGATGCGGCCGCCAAGCCCGGTACGGGTATCGAGACGGTCGCCACCCATGAACTCAGCCAGGGTGCGCCGTCGTACGCCCGGCTGGCCAGGCAGATCGTCGGCGAGAAGGTCGACACGGTGTACTTCACCGGCTATTACGGCGAGGCCAACCAGCTCATCAGGGATCTGCGGACCGCCGGGTTCGACGGCCGGATCTTCGTCGGCGACGGCGCGACCGACGGGCCGCTGCTCACGAATCTGACCGCCGCGCAGACCAGGAATGTGTTCGGGACCGCGTTGATGGTGCCGACGCTCATGCCGTCGCTGGCCGAGTGGTCGAAACGATTCGAGAAGGTCACCGGGCGGCAGCCCGGCGCGGGCGGACCGGAGTCGTACGACGCGGTCACGGTGGCCGTGGACGCGATCAAGCGGGCCGGTTCGGTCGACCACGCCGCCGTGCGTGCCGCCATCGCCGCCACCCCGGATCTGCCGCTGCTGTCCGGGAAGGTCAAGTTCAACGCCGACGGCACCCGGGAGAACCCGGTGTTCCTGCTGCTGCAGGTCCGGGACGGTAAGCTGGTGGAGATTCCGGCGGGCTGA
- the nudC gene encoding NAD(+) diphosphatase: MTMQVPYAGGRLDRAAARRADPRWLAEVHSRPDVRVVPIWRDECVVHGTPARAIVAAGPAARRLLDATAEPVFLGLDDGAGIFAVDLSEYDSGTAVALAGGDATASVRSVYSEHTPAEAATLGYARGLLRAIRDQRHCGRCGGPTEPRHGGHVRACPACDRLLFPRIEPAVIMLVESAADPGRCLLARHRGSASGEYSTLAGFVETGESLEDAVRREVAEEVGLTVGTVAYAGSQPWPFPAGLMVAFRATAIDEVPTVDGDEILDARWFTRAELAGRAAAGRLGRVDSIDRLLLHSWLDHNG; encoded by the coding sequence ATGACCATGCAGGTCCCGTATGCCGGCGGCCGGCTGGACCGGGCGGCCGCGCGCCGCGCGGACCCGCGATGGCTCGCCGAGGTCCACTCCCGCCCGGATGTGCGGGTGGTTCCGATCTGGCGGGACGAGTGCGTCGTACACGGCACACCCGCGCGGGCGATCGTCGCCGCCGGCCCGGCAGCCCGGCGGTTGCTCGACGCCACCGCCGAGCCGGTGTTCCTCGGGCTCGACGACGGCGCCGGCATCTTCGCCGTCGACCTGTCCGAATACGACAGCGGCACCGCGGTGGCACTGGCCGGCGGTGACGCGACCGCGTCGGTGCGCTCCGTCTATTCCGAGCACACCCCGGCCGAGGCCGCCACCCTCGGCTACGCGCGCGGCCTGCTGCGCGCGATCCGCGACCAGCGGCACTGCGGGCGCTGCGGCGGTCCCACCGAGCCGCGCCACGGCGGCCACGTGCGGGCCTGCCCGGCCTGCGACCGGCTGCTCTTCCCCCGGATCGAACCCGCCGTGATCATGCTGGTCGAGTCGGCCGCCGACCCCGGCCGCTGTCTGCTGGCCCGGCACCGCGGCTCGGCGTCCGGCGAGTATTCGACCCTGGCCGGCTTCGTCGAGACCGGGGAGAGCCTGGAGGACGCGGTGCGCCGCGAGGTGGCCGAGGAGGTCGGCCTGACAGTGGGCACGGTCGCCTACGCCGGCTCCCAGCCGTGGCCGTTCCCGGCCGGGCTGATGGTCGCGTTCCGGGCCACCGCGATCGACGAGGTGCCCACGGTGGACGGCGACGAGATCCTCGACGCCCGCTGGTTCACCCGCGCCGAGCTCGCCGGGCGAGCCGCGGCCGGTCGCCTCGGCCGGGTCGACTCGATCGACCGCCTCCTGCTGCACTCCTGGCTTGACCACAACGGCTGA
- a CDS encoding primary-amine oxidase, which yields MTSAALGLTVPAQAAPAASPCGASSMVKETLPNGTTWQLCWRINDKAGLVLDHVFVATKRYPAPVQVLDSIRLAQLNVPYDTGDTEYDDLTQIGLGSYGLETLTGDDCKGGSIRLGSDGSSEPQRRKVLCVSAEPRGLAYRLHSWDDGGAGPSAEPQDKVYSQQGHDLVLRTVSKLGWYEYVTEYRLHDDGQITARLGATGDLAPSEYSTSSTGWPIGKGPAKDYATMHYHNAFWRVDFNIAGKGGEKVEQLDTTTAGRGSVTAKLKTTRTAVTNEGTFTKVNQRSWRLVSPTSKNADGHQRSYELALGATDQYQGHPETKPDVTFTQKDACEKWASDNNSDPECPLDKKTIIDFAKDKQKLTDPVMWVRVGFHHIPRDEDQSPMPLHWQGFDLLPRDFTEMNPLTPPGLAGANGNTSGDGSQG from the coding sequence ATGACCTCGGCCGCGCTGGGCCTGACCGTGCCGGCGCAGGCCGCGCCGGCCGCCTCGCCGTGCGGCGCGTCGTCGATGGTCAAGGAGACCTTGCCGAACGGCACCACCTGGCAGCTGTGCTGGCGGATCAACGACAAGGCCGGCCTGGTGCTCGACCACGTCTTCGTCGCCACCAAGCGCTACCCGGCGCCGGTGCAGGTGCTCGACTCGATCCGGCTGGCGCAGCTCAACGTGCCCTACGACACCGGTGACACCGAGTACGACGACCTGACCCAGATCGGCCTCGGCAGCTACGGCCTGGAGACGCTGACCGGCGACGACTGCAAGGGCGGCTCCATCCGGCTCGGCTCCGACGGCAGCAGCGAGCCGCAGCGCCGCAAGGTCCTGTGCGTCAGCGCCGAGCCGCGCGGCCTCGCCTACCGCCTGCACTCCTGGGACGACGGCGGCGCCGGCCCGTCCGCGGAGCCGCAGGACAAGGTGTACTCGCAGCAGGGCCACGACCTGGTGCTGCGGACGGTCAGCAAGCTCGGCTGGTACGAGTACGTCACCGAATACCGTCTGCACGACGACGGCCAGATCACGGCCCGGCTCGGCGCGACCGGCGACCTCGCCCCGAGCGAGTACTCCACCAGCAGCACCGGCTGGCCGATCGGCAAGGGGCCGGCCAAGGACTACGCCACCATGCACTACCACAACGCATTCTGGCGGGTCGACTTCAACATCGCCGGAAAGGGCGGTGAGAAGGTCGAGCAGCTCGACACGACCACGGCCGGCCGGGGCAGCGTGACCGCGAAGCTGAAGACCACCCGCACCGCCGTCACCAACGAGGGCACCTTCACCAAGGTCAACCAGCGGTCCTGGCGGCTGGTCAGCCCGACCAGCAAGAACGCGGACGGGCACCAGCGGTCGTACGAGCTGGCCCTCGGCGCCACCGACCAGTACCAGGGGCACCCGGAGACCAAGCCGGACGTCACCTTCACCCAGAAGGACGCCTGCGAGAAGTGGGCCAGCGACAACAACTCCGACCCGGAATGCCCGCTCGACAAGAAGACCATCATCGATTTCGCCAAGGACAAGCAGAAGCTCACCGACCCGGTCATGTGGGTCCGGGTCGGCTTCCACCACATCCCGCGCGACGAGGACCAGAGCCCGATGCCACTGCACTGGCAGGGCTTCGACCTGCTGCCCCGCGACTTCACCGAGATGAACCCGCTGACGCCGCCCGGCCTGGCCGGCGCCAACGGCAACACCAGCGGTGACGGATCGCAGGGCTGA
- a CDS encoding DUF305 domain-containing protein: MIVRRLAASAVLALAAATVFVLRLGDHPAPQAAAAQTETTPSGIDVHYAQMMVDHHEQAVAMSRTLLAKGGVPERVRLIADYIIHDQQREIDETTDWLSAWNEPSPSAGGPAHGMLSPAQLTELDHASRDAAPNVYLRLMIEHHRGAITMSRSLLDGPSGNPYIHSLAKHVLNEQSSEVDAMAALIRSDSPS, from the coding sequence GTGATCGTTCGCCGCCTTGCCGCCTCGGCCGTCCTGGCCCTCGCCGCCGCGACCGTCTTCGTCCTGCGCCTCGGCGACCACCCGGCCCCGCAGGCGGCCGCCGCGCAGACCGAGACCACCCCGTCGGGGATCGACGTCCACTACGCCCAGATGATGGTCGACCACCACGAGCAGGCGGTCGCCATGAGCCGCACCCTGCTCGCCAAGGGCGGGGTCCCGGAACGCGTCCGGCTGATCGCCGACTACATCATCCACGACCAGCAGCGCGAGATCGACGAGACCACCGACTGGCTCAGCGCCTGGAACGAGCCTTCCCCGTCCGCCGGCGGCCCCGCCCACGGCATGCTCTCCCCGGCCCAGCTGACCGAACTCGATCACGCCAGCCGCGACGCCGCGCCGAACGTCTACCTTCGCTTGATGATCGAACACCACCGGGGCGCGATCACGATGTCCCGCTCCCTGCTGGACGGGCCGTCCGGCAACCCGTACATCCACAGCCTGGCCAAACACGTCCTCAACGAACAATCGTCGGAGGTCGACGCCATGGCGGCACTCATCAGGTCAGATTCACCCTCTTGA
- a CDS encoding NUDIX hydrolase: MSDPLRRSARVLLLSSTDRVLLLQFRFDPADAAKGHGWATPGGGVQDGEPLAQAATRELHEEVGLKVSPEVLGDPVAYTSGFADLGWASGIFRDEFFAHRVDDHEVDTSGMEDHERGYHAGHRWWTVDELATTTETVYPFGLADLVERLLTEGTPAQPVQLPWHH, encoded by the coding sequence GTGTCCGACCCACTGCGCCGCTCCGCCCGCGTGCTCCTGCTGAGCAGCACCGACCGAGTCCTGCTCCTCCAATTCCGGTTCGACCCCGCGGACGCCGCGAAGGGCCACGGCTGGGCGACTCCCGGCGGCGGCGTCCAGGACGGCGAGCCTCTCGCCCAGGCCGCGACCCGGGAGCTCCACGAGGAGGTCGGCCTCAAGGTCAGCCCGGAAGTCCTGGGCGACCCGGTGGCCTACACCTCCGGCTTCGCCGACCTGGGCTGGGCGAGCGGCATCTTCCGTGACGAGTTCTTCGCGCACCGCGTCGACGACCACGAGGTCGACACCAGCGGCATGGAGGACCACGAACGGGGCTACCACGCCGGGCATCGCTGGTGGACGGTCGACGAGCTGGCCACCACCACCGAGACCGTCTACCCGTTCGGGTTGGCCGATCTGGTGGAACGCCTGCTCACCGAGGGCACCCCGGCACAGCCCGTGCAGCTGCCCTGGCACCACTGA
- a CDS encoding HIT family protein yields the protein MTDWRADRTGSALRGQNPTVLARLTAGFAVIGDSQFLPGYCVLITDDPAADRLTDLPRPRRLAFLADMDLLGEAVATVCHRHDPRFRRVNYAILGNLDPFLHAHVHPRYDWEPPDLINGPATHYPADFRNAADNLLGPRHDVLRADLTAEIHRLAS from the coding sequence GTGACCGACTGGCGTGCCGACCGGACAGGTTCAGCGTTACGGGGACAGAATCCGACCGTTCTCGCCCGTCTCACGGCCGGCTTCGCGGTCATCGGCGACTCCCAGTTCCTCCCCGGATACTGCGTGCTGATCACCGACGATCCCGCCGCCGACCGCCTCACCGACCTGCCCCGCCCGCGACGGCTCGCCTTCCTCGCCGACATGGATCTGCTCGGCGAAGCCGTGGCCACCGTGTGCCACCGACACGACCCCCGGTTCCGGCGGGTCAACTACGCGATCCTCGGCAACCTCGACCCGTTCCTGCACGCTCACGTGCATCCGCGGTACGACTGGGAGCCCCCGGATCTGATCAACGGCCCGGCCACCCACTATCCGGCCGACTTCCGCAATGCCGCGGACAACCTCCTGGGCCCGCGTCACGACGTCCTCCGAGCCGACCTGACCGCAGAAATCCACCGGCTCGCATCATGA
- a CDS encoding GNAT family N-acetyltransferase yields the protein MIIRECREDDIVQLEFHHPSPGRTRRNEARFHRQQQGLSTFLTAWADGIPVGAGDILWQGCEAAEVHERYPDCPEINGLAVWPAEQQSRGIGTAIIQTAETLAARRGYHHIGLGVDDQNPRAAALYLRLGFQDIDCHYLDRYHYLDDHGTRHDFADPCRFLVKPLRNGPGR from the coding sequence ATGATCATCCGGGAGTGCCGCGAGGACGACATCGTCCAGTTGGAGTTCCACCACCCGTCTCCCGGACGGACTCGCCGCAACGAAGCGCGCTTCCACCGCCAACAGCAGGGACTGAGCACGTTCCTGACCGCCTGGGCCGACGGCATCCCCGTCGGAGCCGGCGACATCCTCTGGCAGGGATGCGAAGCCGCCGAGGTCCACGAACGCTACCCCGACTGCCCCGAGATCAACGGCCTGGCCGTCTGGCCCGCCGAGCAGCAGTCCCGCGGCATCGGCACCGCCATCATCCAGACAGCCGAGACCCTCGCCGCCCGACGCGGCTACCACCACATCGGCCTCGGTGTCGACGACCAGAACCCGCGCGCAGCCGCGCTCTATCTTCGCCTCGGCTTCCAGGACATCGACTGCCACTACCTCGACCGCTACCACTACCTCGACGATCACGGCACCCGCCACGACTTCGCCGACCCCTGCCGGTTCCTTGTCAAGCCGCTCCGGAACGGGCCCGGCCGATGA
- a CDS encoding class I SAM-dependent methyltransferase — translation MALIAYDNEQAAAFEETRHLQDDDLATWRAAIGRHFEPRSGARLLDLGCGTGSWARAFRTWWPGVEVLAVEPSAAMRERAMFQPVAAGAADDIPLPDASLDGVWLSTVIHHVPDLEAAAREIRRVLKPGAPVLIRSAFAGRHEAINLFRWFPEAVAVLDRYPSIPGVEAAFATAGFATTGCEPVPQVTAPSVADAAAALRREAHTPLQLISDEAYAAGVARLREAARTESGPVVDALDLLVLR, via the coding sequence ATGGCACTCATCGCATACGACAACGAGCAAGCGGCGGCCTTCGAGGAGACCCGGCATCTGCAAGACGATGACCTCGCGACCTGGCGTGCCGCGATCGGCCGGCACTTCGAGCCCCGCTCCGGGGCGCGCCTGCTCGACCTCGGATGCGGCACCGGCAGTTGGGCCCGGGCGTTCCGGACCTGGTGGCCCGGCGTCGAAGTGCTGGCGGTCGAGCCGTCGGCGGCGATGCGGGAGCGGGCGATGTTCCAGCCCGTCGCGGCCGGCGCGGCCGACGACATCCCGCTTCCGGACGCCAGCCTCGACGGGGTCTGGCTCTCCACCGTGATCCACCACGTCCCCGACCTGGAGGCCGCCGCCCGCGAGATCCGGCGGGTGCTGAAGCCGGGCGCACCGGTGCTGATCCGCTCCGCGTTCGCCGGCCGGCACGAAGCGATCAACCTGTTCCGCTGGTTCCCGGAGGCCGTCGCCGTGCTGGACCGCTACCCGAGCATCCCCGGCGTCGAGGCGGCGTTCGCCACCGCCGGCTTCGCGACGACCGGCTGCGAACCGGTCCCGCAGGTGACCGCCCCGTCGGTGGCCGATGCCGCCGCCGCCCTGCGACGCGAGGCGCACACGCCACTGCAGTTGATCAGCGACGAGGCCTATGCCGCAGGCGTGGCCCGCCTGCGGGAGGCCGCGCGAACCGAGTCCGGCCCGGTCGTCGACGCCCTGGACCTGCTGGTTCTCCGGTGA
- a CDS encoding FAD-dependent monooxygenase, protein MKALVSGAGIAGPTLAYWLRRHGWDVTVVEKAPAVRGGGYPIDVRGTALDVLDRMGVLPRARAAHIDTRQLTFLSPDGRVAGRLRPRNLSGDGLELPRGVLTTILCDLVRHDARFRFGDSMAAIDGRRVTFASGAQEEFDVILGADGLHSATRRLVFGPEESFSRHLGYVFAGFTLPNDLGLRHEGQVWSAPGRMATLYAPGCSDTVHGLLMTRSPEPPRDGLRLLESAFAGDGWLVPRLLDGLRTAGDVFLDVVSQIHMPTWSHGRVALVGDAAHAPSFFSGQGTSIALVGAYVLAEELATHADPTAAFAAYEQKTRDFVRRNQALADGGGGTLAPDSARALWFRNHVLLKAAPLLGATGLLGRSVRHAATALRLPAPVH, encoded by the coding sequence ATGAAGGCACTCGTCTCCGGCGCCGGCATCGCCGGCCCCACCCTCGCCTACTGGCTGCGCCGCCACGGCTGGGACGTCACCGTCGTCGAGAAGGCACCGGCCGTCCGCGGCGGCGGCTATCCCATCGACGTCCGCGGTACCGCCCTCGACGTGCTCGATCGGATGGGCGTCCTGCCCCGGGCCCGCGCCGCGCACATCGACACCCGGCAGCTCACCTTCCTCAGCCCGGACGGCCGGGTCGCCGGCCGACTGCGCCCGCGCAACCTCAGCGGCGACGGTCTCGAACTGCCCCGCGGCGTCCTCACCACGATCCTGTGCGACCTGGTCCGCCACGACGCCCGGTTCCGCTTCGGCGACTCGATGGCCGCGATCGACGGCCGCCGGGTCACCTTCGCCAGCGGCGCGCAGGAGGAGTTCGACGTCATCCTCGGCGCCGACGGCCTGCACTCGGCCACCCGCCGGCTCGTCTTCGGCCCGGAGGAGTCGTTCAGCCGTCACCTCGGTTACGTCTTCGCCGGCTTCACCCTCCCCAACGACCTCGGCCTGCGCCACGAGGGCCAGGTCTGGTCGGCGCCCGGCCGGATGGCCACCCTCTACGCTCCGGGTTGCTCGGACACCGTCCACGGCCTACTGATGACCCGCAGCCCCGAACCACCGCGCGACGGCCTGAGGTTGCTCGAGTCGGCCTTCGCCGGCGACGGCTGGCTGGTCCCCCGGCTCCTCGACGGCCTGCGCACCGCCGGCGACGTCTTCCTCGACGTGGTCAGCCAGATCCACATGCCCACCTGGTCACATGGCCGGGTGGCGCTGGTCGGCGACGCCGCGCACGCCCCGTCCTTCTTCTCCGGCCAGGGCACCAGCATCGCCCTGGTCGGCGCCTACGTCCTGGCCGAGGAACTGGCCACACACGCCGATCCCACCGCGGCGTTCGCCGCCTACGAGCAGAAGACCCGCGATTTTGTACGACGTAACCAGGCGCTCGCCGATGGCGGTGGCGGCACGCTCGCCCCGGACTCGGCACGCGCCCTGTGGTTCCGCAACCACGTGCTGCTCAAGGCCGCTCCGTTGCTCGGCGCCACCGGCCTGTTGGGCCGCAGCGTCCGGCACGCGGCGACCGCCCTGCGCCTGCCGGCCCCGGTCCACTGA
- a CDS encoding TetR/AcrR family transcriptional regulator has protein sequence MPSTKPLREGSATKRAAILSAARELFLSDGFDRTSVDAVSARAGVSKRTVYDYFGDKNTLLQAVVGDISDSLVAAVRRTIDATLTGLTEPAQLQDALTGFSMRIATDMLGSADYATLLKLLGGEGHLSEAPFRDAPEEALAERLAVLGEAGLLTVADPRLAADHLIALTFGVVLNRHGSTLITADERVRSLVAEGVRAFLRAYAGTRATAP, from the coding sequence GTGCCGAGTACCAAACCGCTGCGCGAGGGGTCCGCGACGAAACGGGCCGCGATCCTGTCCGCCGCCCGCGAGCTGTTCCTCAGCGACGGATTCGACCGCACCAGCGTGGACGCGGTCAGCGCCCGCGCCGGGGTGTCGAAACGGACCGTCTACGACTACTTCGGTGACAAGAACACGCTGCTGCAGGCGGTGGTCGGGGACATCTCCGACTCGCTGGTGGCGGCGGTGCGCCGGACCATCGACGCCACCCTGACCGGGCTGACCGAGCCGGCCCAGCTGCAGGACGCGCTGACCGGTTTCTCGATGCGGATCGCCACCGACATGCTCGGCTCGGCCGACTATGCGACGCTGCTGAAGCTGCTGGGCGGGGAGGGGCACCTGAGCGAGGCGCCGTTCCGGGACGCACCCGAGGAGGCGCTCGCCGAGCGGTTGGCGGTGCTCGGCGAGGCCGGGCTGCTGACCGTTGCCGATCCGCGGCTGGCCGCCGACCACCTGATCGCGCTCACGTTCGGGGTGGTGCTCAACCGGCACGGGTCGACGCTGATCACCGCTGACGAGCGGGTGCGATCGCTGGTGGCCGAGGGGGTGCGGGCGTTCCTGCGCGCCTACGCCGGCACGCGCGCGACGGCGCCGTAG
- a CDS encoding SAM-dependent methyltransferase: MADDGDLSARIDTTVPHPARRYNYWLGGKDNFAVDRASGDEIEAKFPGMRAGVVANRDVLGRITRHLAQDAGIGQFLDIGTGLPTADNTHEVAQRHAPHSRVLYVDNDPMVLTHAAALLTSDPRGHTRYLEADLRDPEKILASPELAATLDLSRPVALMLIAILHFLPDRAQARAIVRQLMDALPSGSYLAVTHFTTDFLGEQQRATYRAMLDSGRSDAWPCTRDEFAGLFDGLDLVEPGIAVASEWRPAPGAGAVDPSLVSIWAGVGRKP, encoded by the coding sequence ATGGCAGACGACGGGGACCTGTCCGCACGGATCGACACCACGGTGCCGCACCCGGCCCGACGGTACAACTACTGGCTGGGCGGCAAGGACAACTTCGCCGTCGACCGGGCGTCCGGCGACGAGATCGAGGCGAAATTCCCCGGCATGCGCGCCGGTGTCGTGGCGAACCGGGACGTGCTCGGCCGGATCACCCGCCACCTGGCCCAGGACGCCGGGATCGGCCAGTTCCTGGATATCGGGACCGGGCTGCCCACCGCCGACAACACGCACGAGGTGGCGCAGCGGCACGCCCCGCACAGCCGGGTGCTCTACGTCGACAACGATCCGATGGTGCTCACCCACGCGGCCGCGCTGCTGACCAGCGACCCGCGCGGGCACACCCGGTATCTGGAGGCCGACCTGCGCGACCCGGAGAAGATCCTGGCCAGCCCGGAGCTGGCGGCCACCCTGGACCTGTCCCGGCCGGTCGCGCTGATGCTGATCGCGATCCTGCACTTCCTGCCCGACCGTGCGCAGGCCCGGGCGATCGTGCGGCAGTTGATGGACGCGCTGCCCTCCGGCAGCTACCTGGCCGTCACCCACTTCACCACCGACTTCCTCGGCGAGCAGCAGCGGGCCACCTACCGGGCGATGCTCGACAGCGGCCGCAGCGACGCCTGGCCGTGCACCCGGGACGAGTTCGCCGGGCTGTTCGACGGTCTCGACCTGGTCGAGCCGGGTATCGCGGTGGCCAGCGAGTGGCGGCCGGCCCCCGGTGCGGGGGCCGTCGACCCGTCGCTGGTCAGCATCTGGGCCGGGGTCGGCCGCAAACCGTGA
- a CDS encoding NAD(P)H-binding protein translates to MTIVVFGARGRVGRQVVAGLRAAGERVRATGREAPAGAFGPEVETVAADLDRPETLGPALADAGAAFAYAHPAGAEGFAAAARSAGVRRVVLLSSAAVTRPDAAQNPIARRHRAVEEVLERSGLEWTFVRGGMFAVNAIGLWGPSIREQGRVRLPYAEAQSAPVHEADLAAVAVAALTADGHAAMAYTVHGPESLTLRRQVGAIAAAVGRPVAVEEVDEEVARADMLRGGLPEFAVTAILRNWSTGAAAETSTVVPQVTGRPARTFAEWAVDHAADFR, encoded by the coding sequence ATGACGATCGTGGTGTTCGGGGCCCGCGGACGGGTGGGCCGGCAGGTGGTCGCCGGGTTGCGGGCGGCGGGGGAGCGGGTGCGGGCGACGGGTCGGGAGGCGCCCGCCGGGGCCTTCGGCCCCGAGGTCGAGACGGTGGCGGCGGATCTGGACCGTCCGGAGACTCTCGGGCCGGCGCTGGCCGATGCCGGGGCGGCATTCGCGTACGCTCATCCGGCCGGCGCCGAGGGCTTCGCCGCCGCCGCGCGATCCGCCGGGGTGCGCCGTGTCGTGCTGCTCTCCAGCGCCGCCGTGACCAGGCCGGACGCCGCCCAGAACCCGATCGCGCGCCGGCACCGCGCGGTCGAGGAGGTGCTGGAGCGCTCCGGCCTGGAGTGGACGTTCGTGCGCGGCGGGATGTTCGCGGTCAACGCGATCGGCCTGTGGGGCCCGTCCATCCGGGAGCAGGGCCGGGTCCGGCTCCCGTACGCGGAGGCACAGTCCGCCCCGGTCCACGAGGCCGACCTGGCAGCGGTCGCGGTCGCCGCGCTCACCGCGGACGGGCACGCCGCCATGGCGTACACCGTCCATGGTCCGGAATCGCTGACCCTGCGCCGGCAGGTCGGCGCGATCGCCGCGGCGGTGGGCCGCCCGGTGGCTGTCGAGGAGGTCGACGAGGAGGTCGCCCGCGCCGACATGCTGCGTGGTGGCCTGCCGGAGTTCGCCGTCACCGCGATCCTGCGCAACTGGTCGACGGGGGCGGCCGCGGAGACGTCCACCGTGGTGCCGCAGGTGACCGGGCGGCCGGCCCGCACCTTCGCCGAGTGGGCCGTCGACCACGCCGCCGACTTCCGATGA
- a CDS encoding DUF6209 family protein, protein MPRTIAVIILASAATLAALAGPAQASTAVPSTAVPSTAAPVIHFAADGTDRVDGAIEAGRPVIVDYDLSRLPECRNQYAGGDAWSIGVYYRVDGGPIQTRPVTRLDQNRHNVTAPAGIDLPPGGHDLELWFHAGDRAGCSEYDSRSGANYHYPIGQPAVVTFRADWSETVTGSIEAGHRLALRYDTARLPECRDQAWRIDVFRRFDGGPAQSETLTTGDGSQVPGSIDIPAGSHQVEIWFQVTADQGGCTAYDSDFGANYVYAVA, encoded by the coding sequence ATGCCTCGCACCATCGCCGTCATCATCCTGGCGAGCGCGGCGACCCTGGCCGCGCTGGCCGGCCCGGCCCAGGCCTCGACCGCCGTGCCCTCGACCGCCGTGCCCTCGACCGCCGCGCCCGTGATTCACTTCGCGGCTGACGGCACCGACCGGGTCGACGGCGCCATCGAGGCCGGCCGGCCCGTGATCGTCGACTACGACCTGTCCCGGCTGCCGGAATGCCGCAACCAGTACGCCGGCGGCGACGCCTGGAGCATCGGCGTCTACTACCGCGTCGACGGCGGCCCGATCCAGACCCGGCCGGTCACCCGGCTCGACCAGAACCGGCACAACGTCACCGCCCCGGCCGGCATCGACCTGCCGCCCGGCGGGCACGACCTGGAACTGTGGTTCCACGCCGGCGACCGTGCCGGGTGCAGCGAATACGACTCCCGATCCGGCGCCAACTACCACTACCCGATCGGGCAGCCGGCCGTCGTCACCTTCCGCGCCGACTGGTCCGAGACGGTCACCGGCAGCATCGAGGCGGGCCACCGGCTGGCCCTGCGCTACGACACCGCCCGCCTTCCGGAGTGTCGCGACCAGGCCTGGCGCATCGACGTCTTCCGCCGCTTCGACGGCGGGCCGGCCCAGTCGGAGACCCTGACCACCGGCGACGGTTCCCAGGTGCCGGGAAGCATCGACATCCCCGCCGGCAGCCACCAGGTCGAGATCTGGTTCCAGGTCACCGCGGATCAGGGCGGCTGCACCGCCTACGACTCCGACTTCGGCGCCAACTACGTGTACGCCGTCGCCTGA